A single window of Candidatus Binataceae bacterium DNA harbors:
- a CDS encoding AAA family ATPase, with protein sequence MAEIKQSESESPAGSTLAQVHEGIFAVHGEYWVLGLGGATFQLKDAKGLGHLQRLLRYPEIEFHALDLSAAPREETSTAAIGGELPQGVSIRAGLAGDAGEVLDFQAKQEYRRRLTELREEFEELRERGKLEAAEEVEREIEFLEHELVQAVGLGGRDRRSGSIAERARLNVTRAIRSTVRKIGEHHRALGELLDRTIRTGAFCVYQPDTANPVSWRFALSEAEAVTTPSGGAPSPARRETDELEDFATRTRFVGRETERAQLGHALVRARGGEGSVIALAGSAGVGKSRLAREFAGEAARAGLRVLTGASYERDDAVPFLPFVEILETLAARAASPQALRKELGEEVLEAARLTPQLRRLFPDLPLAQELPPELARRALFAALTEILARIAAVRPLLLVVEDLHWADEGSLSLLLHLARALRQRPVIIVATYRDLEIERAGGLAQALEELVRRHLVERIKLDGLPENAVGAMLQGLSGRVLPDGLVGQFHALTDGNPFFIEELYQHLADQPGNVDAAGEIRRDLRLDELAVPNNVRLVIGRRVARLSRGAQEVLDAAAVIGRSFTFSMLRAVIGGEEGPLIDRMEAAERAGLINSALIYPEAQFQFAHELIRNSVLSELSISRRQHLHLRVADALERLYSSALEEHANDLAHHLWSAGSVAPPERAVTILALAAKQARGQGALAEAEVHYRRALTRLMSMPPGPERDQQELMIQLAIGPILMATHGYAALETATAYDRAGALSEALGDPTQVVLSLTGLASVTLLRGRLAETQTLVDRVQNAAGQSAIGAVWGHYMRGVVNYHRGDLAQASASLGEAQAAYRESDHRNNPQDPGTECLQYLALTAWQMGQAALAGERMAAATALADRLRKPYVIVHNRFFAASLAALMGQSETTARLAANVIELTGGPAIPVLFDLGRILHGWALAQRGEVEAGLAEASAGMESFMAAGNRLGIAMWLALLAEVQERAGLVQEARSTLKQAVDAVGEQTLDLPLVLWKRGELLARHGGGSVAMGELAERSLREALAQGARLGAASCSLRAAISLARLMRSRGQVADAHALLSAQASSFSGDRASDDLHAAQALLGELAEGAGSGAPSAAKRLPGPPV encoded by the coding sequence GTGGCCGAGATCAAGCAATCTGAGAGCGAGAGCCCTGCGGGATCTACGCTTGCGCAGGTACACGAGGGGATCTTCGCGGTCCATGGCGAGTACTGGGTGCTTGGCCTTGGCGGGGCAACCTTCCAACTCAAGGACGCCAAGGGTCTCGGCCATCTCCAACGCCTGTTACGGTATCCCGAGATTGAATTTCACGCACTCGATCTCTCCGCCGCGCCGCGCGAGGAGACCTCGACCGCCGCGATCGGCGGCGAGCTGCCGCAGGGCGTCAGTATCCGCGCGGGTCTGGCGGGCGACGCGGGCGAGGTGCTCGATTTCCAGGCCAAGCAAGAGTACCGCAGGCGGTTGACGGAGCTGCGTGAAGAATTCGAGGAGCTGCGCGAGAGGGGCAAGCTCGAGGCGGCCGAAGAGGTCGAGCGAGAGATCGAGTTTCTGGAGCACGAGTTGGTGCAGGCGGTCGGGCTTGGCGGGAGGGATCGGCGCTCCGGCTCGATCGCTGAGCGCGCGCGGCTCAACGTCACGCGTGCGATCCGGTCGACGGTGCGGAAGATCGGCGAGCATCATCGGGCGCTGGGAGAGTTGCTCGACCGGACGATCCGCACGGGCGCCTTCTGCGTTTACCAACCGGATACGGCGAACCCGGTGAGCTGGCGTTTCGCGTTATCCGAAGCTGAAGCAGTGACCACGCCATCGGGTGGTGCGCCGTCGCCGGCGCGACGGGAAACCGACGAGCTGGAGGATTTCGCGACGCGGACCAGGTTCGTGGGGCGCGAAACCGAGCGGGCGCAGCTCGGCCACGCACTGGTGCGGGCGCGGGGCGGCGAAGGCAGCGTGATCGCGCTGGCCGGGTCTGCGGGGGTGGGTAAGTCACGGCTGGCGCGTGAATTCGCCGGTGAGGCGGCGCGGGCGGGTTTGCGGGTTTTGACCGGCGCCTCGTATGAGCGTGACGATGCCGTGCCGTTTCTGCCGTTCGTCGAAATCCTGGAAACGCTGGCCGCGCGCGCGGCGAGTCCGCAGGCGCTCCGCAAGGAACTCGGTGAAGAGGTGCTGGAAGCGGCGCGGCTGACGCCGCAATTGCGGCGGCTGTTCCCCGATCTTCCATTGGCTCAGGAACTTCCGCCTGAGCTCGCGCGTCGCGCGTTGTTCGCCGCGCTCACGGAAATCCTTGCGCGGATCGCCGCGGTCCGGCCGCTGCTGCTGGTGGTCGAGGATCTGCATTGGGCCGACGAAGGCTCGCTCAGCCTGCTGCTTCATCTGGCGCGGGCGCTACGCCAGCGGCCAGTGATTATTGTGGCGACTTATCGCGACCTGGAGATCGAAAGGGCGGGTGGACTCGCCCAAGCTCTTGAAGAGCTGGTTCGCCGCCACCTGGTCGAGCGGATCAAGCTCGATGGCCTGCCCGAAAACGCGGTGGGAGCGATGTTGCAGGGGCTCAGCGGGCGGGTTCTGCCCGACGGTCTGGTGGGGCAGTTTCACGCCCTTACGGACGGCAATCCATTTTTTATCGAGGAGCTGTATCAGCATCTGGCGGATCAGCCCGGCAACGTTGACGCTGCGGGCGAGATCCGGCGCGACTTGCGACTCGATGAACTCGCCGTGCCCAACAACGTGCGGCTGGTGATCGGGCGGCGGGTGGCACGCCTGTCGCGCGGGGCGCAGGAGGTGTTGGACGCCGCGGCGGTGATTGGCCGTTCCTTTACCTTTTCAATGCTGCGGGCAGTGATTGGCGGCGAAGAGGGCCCGCTGATTGATCGGATGGAAGCGGCAGAGCGCGCCGGGCTGATCAATTCGGCGCTAATCTACCCCGAGGCGCAGTTCCAGTTCGCGCACGAATTGATTCGCAACAGCGTACTGAGTGAACTCAGCATCTCACGCCGGCAACATCTGCATCTGCGGGTCGCCGACGCGCTCGAGCGGTTGTACTCGTCCGCGCTCGAAGAGCACGCCAACGACCTGGCGCATCATCTGTGGAGTGCCGGCAGCGTGGCGCCGCCCGAGCGCGCGGTGACTATTCTCGCGCTGGCGGCGAAGCAGGCGCGGGGGCAGGGCGCGCTGGCCGAGGCCGAGGTTCATTACCGGCGGGCGCTGACGCGCTTGATGAGCATGCCGCCGGGGCCGGAACGCGACCAGCAGGAGCTGATGATTCAGCTCGCGATCGGGCCAATTCTGATGGCGACGCACGGCTATGCGGCGCTCGAGACGGCGACGGCATATGATCGCGCCGGTGCACTGAGTGAAGCTCTCGGCGATCCGACGCAGGTCGTGTTGAGCCTGACCGGGCTCGCTTCGGTGACGCTTCTGCGCGGCCGTTTGGCGGAGACCCAAACGTTGGTGGATCGCGTGCAAAACGCGGCCGGGCAGAGTGCGATCGGGGCGGTCTGGGGCCACTATATGCGGGGTGTAGTGAATTACCATCGCGGGGATCTCGCGCAAGCGTCCGCCAGTCTCGGCGAAGCGCAGGCGGCCTACCGCGAAAGCGATCATCGCAATAATCCCCAGGATCCGGGGACGGAGTGCCTGCAGTATCTGGCGCTGACGGCGTGGCAGATGGGTCAAGCGGCTTTGGCCGGCGAGCGGATGGCCGCAGCGACCGCGTTGGCGGATCGGCTGCGTAAGCCCTATGTGATCGTGCACAATCGCTTCTTTGCCGCCTCCCTGGCGGCCTTGATGGGGCAGAGTGAGACCACGGCGCGGCTGGCGGCGAACGTGATCGAGCTGACCGGCGGTCCGGCGATTCCGGTGCTGTTCGATCTCGGACGGATCCTGCATGGCTGGGCGCTGGCGCAGCGGGGTGAGGTTGAAGCGGGACTGGCTGAGGCTAGCGCCGGCATGGAGAGTTTCATGGCGGCCGGCAACCGGCTCGGGATTGCGATGTGGCTGGCGTTGTTGGCCGAGGTGCAGGAGCGCGCCGGCCTGGTGCAGGAGGCGCGCTCGACGCTCAAGCAGGCGGTTGACGCAGTGGGCGAGCAGACGCTGGATCTGCCGCTGGTCCTGTGGAAGCGCGGTGAGCTGCTCGCACGCCACGGCGGCGGCTCGGTGGCGATGGGCGAGTTGGCGGAGCGGAGCCTGCGCGAGGCGCTGGCGCAGGGCGCACGGTTGGGCGCGGCGTCGTGCAGTCTGCGCGCTGCGATTAGTCTCGCCCGTTTGATGCGCTCGCGCGGGCAGGTCGCGGACGCGCACGCTCTGCTCTCCGCGCAGGCGAGCAGTTTCAGCGGCGATCGCGCCAGCGACGACCTGCACGCGGCGCAGGCTCTGCTGGGCGAACTCGCCGAGGGGGCTGGCTCGGGCGCGCCGAGTGCCGCAAAGCGTCTGCCTGGCCCGCCGGTCTAG
- a CDS encoding NAD-dependent epimerase/dehydratase family protein, translating into MKSLVIGGTGPTGHFIVNGLLARGYTVAMLHSGRHELDEIPATVEHIHTDPFSEEALRGALGTRTFDLTIAAYGRLRRIAEIMAGRTGRFISIGGAPAYRGYMNPGVLRPQGLPVPVAEDAPVVPVEEEDAKGWRVARTEQAVFQSHPQATHFRYPFLYGPYQIAPREWCIVRRILDGRRTIILPEDGLTLNHMGYVENAAHALLLAVDQPEAAAGQIYNCGDRAMLTLRQVVEIIADALGQALEIVSMPWEFALPARPLIAQPWTTHRVLDLAKLRAQLGYDDVVAPAEGLALTARWLKAHPLEPNGADEKIIQDPFDYRAEDELITAWKGLCARMPRVAFAREPGYTATYSGPGGKPRAERWS; encoded by the coding sequence ATGAAATCTTTGGTTATCGGCGGCACCGGGCCGACCGGGCACTTCATCGTCAATGGATTGCTGGCGCGCGGCTACACAGTCGCGATGCTGCATAGCGGACGCCACGAACTGGACGAAATTCCGGCGACGGTCGAGCATATCCACACTGATCCGTTTTCCGAGGAAGCGCTGCGCGGCGCGCTCGGAACACGGACGTTTGATTTAACGATTGCGGCGTATGGGCGGTTGCGGCGTATCGCCGAGATTATGGCGGGTCGCACGGGGCGGTTTATTTCGATCGGCGGGGCGCCGGCCTATCGCGGCTACATGAACCCCGGCGTTCTGCGTCCGCAAGGATTGCCGGTGCCGGTCGCCGAAGACGCGCCGGTCGTCCCGGTCGAGGAGGAAGACGCCAAGGGTTGGCGGGTGGCGCGAACCGAGCAGGCGGTTTTTCAGAGCCATCCGCAGGCGACCCATTTCCGCTATCCGTTTCTCTACGGTCCGTATCAGATCGCACCGCGCGAATGGTGTATCGTGCGGCGCATCCTCGACGGCCGTCGCACGATCATACTTCCCGAAGACGGCCTGACGCTGAACCATATGGGCTACGTCGAGAACGCGGCGCACGCGCTGCTGCTGGCGGTTGATCAACCTGAGGCCGCGGCCGGGCAAATTTACAATTGCGGTGATCGCGCGATGCTGACGCTGCGGCAGGTGGTCGAGATTATCGCCGACGCGCTCGGGCAGGCGCTCGAAATCGTCTCGATGCCGTGGGAGTTTGCGCTCCCGGCCCGCCCGCTGATCGCGCAGCCGTGGACGACCCATCGCGTGCTCGACCTGGCGAAGCTGCGCGCACAACTGGGCTACGACGATGTGGTCGCGCCCGCCGAGGGGCTCGCGCTGACCGCCCGCTGGCTCAAGGCCCATCCGCTCGAGCCGAATGGCGCCGACGAGAAGATCATCCAGGATCCGTTCGATTATCGAGCGGAGGATGAGCTGATCACGGCGTGGAAGGGGCTTTGCGCGCGGATGCCGCGAGTCGCCTTCGCGCGTGAGCCGGGCTACACCGCCACCTACAGCGGCCCCGGCGGGAAACCGCGCGCCGAGCGTTGGTCTTAA
- a CDS encoding P-loop NTPase, with protein sequence MRIFKDGDDRAALAADGRKLQIASNLTIVKTVVAMASARGGVGKSTLAVNLAVALAQGGRKVGLLDGDLNSPSIVGMLGMRPARRMPAADWIEPAAGPLGLRVAGIDLLNEREAPAISFLADEAPVSLVEPANSFNRNGHRPSSDGYTEALARMLGRIRFGALDILLIDLAPGLEALSRLMPIAPQANLIAVCHPSGAAARDLIAMLNFAAESSALVHGVIENMAGFSCDGCHAVRPLMPQGNIAAATRSAGVALLERLPFDPRLAESCDRGAIFIREYPEAPLTRQLIAIAEGLGRLIDAVSSPPVPAIERGMESSQR encoded by the coding sequence ATGAGAATTTTCAAGGACGGCGACGACCGCGCAGCGCTGGCGGCGGATGGTCGTAAATTGCAGATAGCAAGCAATCTGACCATTGTGAAGACCGTGGTCGCGATGGCCAGCGCCCGCGGCGGGGTGGGGAAAAGTACGCTCGCGGTCAATCTCGCGGTTGCGCTGGCGCAAGGCGGCCGCAAAGTCGGGCTGCTTGATGGCGATCTGAACTCGCCGAGCATCGTCGGGATGCTCGGGATGCGGCCGGCGCGCCGGATGCCGGCGGCGGACTGGATCGAACCTGCCGCCGGGCCGCTCGGCCTGCGCGTCGCCGGGATCGATCTGCTCAACGAGCGGGAAGCGCCGGCCATAAGCTTTCTTGCCGACGAAGCGCCTGTGAGCCTGGTCGAGCCTGCAAACTCCTTCAACCGCAACGGCCACCGCCCGAGCAGCGACGGATACACGGAAGCACTGGCGCGGATGCTGGGGCGAATTCGCTTTGGTGCGCTCGATATTTTGTTGATTGACCTGGCGCCAGGTCTCGAAGCGCTGTCGCGGCTGATGCCAATAGCGCCGCAAGCGAACCTCATCGCAGTCTGCCATCCCTCGGGGGCGGCGGCGCGAGATCTGATCGCAATGCTGAATTTCGCCGCCGAAAGCAGCGCGTTGGTTCACGGCGTGATCGAGAACATGGCAGGCTTCAGTTGCGACGGCTGCCATGCTGTACGCCCGCTCATGCCGCAGGGCAATATCGCGGCGGCGACGCGCTCGGCGGGGGTCGCGCTACTCGAGCGCCTGCCGTTCGATCCTCGTCTGGCTGAATCCTGCGATCGCGGGGCGATCTTTATTCGCGAATATCCGGAGGCGCCGCTCACGCGGCAACTGATTGCGATCGCAGAGGGGCTGGGACGGCTGATCGACGCGGTCAGTTCGCCGCCGGTGCCCGCTATCGAGCGCGGAATGGAATCGAGCCAGCGATGA
- a CDS encoding TraR/DksA family transcriptional regulator — MAKKSAASSRKKFLSDQRAALLEMKDKLLAEIESEAKAEREANKDEGMDTYDLASEERDREINFILSDRERAKSQQIEDALARINEGNYGECESCGLEIADERLRVMPFTRLCRDCQQDQEREARSQRRTDDGRNVYRKIGSTDADEESA, encoded by the coding sequence ATGGCCAAGAAATCCGCAGCCTCGTCCCGCAAGAAATTCCTGAGCGATCAGCGCGCGGCTTTGCTCGAGATGAAGGACAAGCTGCTCGCCGAGATCGAGTCTGAGGCGAAGGCTGAGCGCGAAGCCAACAAGGACGAGGGTATGGATACGTACGATCTCGCTTCCGAGGAACGCGATCGCGAAATCAATTTTATCCTGTCCGATCGCGAACGCGCCAAGAGCCAGCAGATCGAAGACGCGCTGGCGCGCATCAACGAAGGCAACTACGGTGAATGCGAGTCGTGCGGACTCGAAATCGCCGACGAGCGTTTGCGCGTCATGCCCTTTACGCGCCTGTGCCGCGACTGCCAGCAGGATCAGGAGCGCGAGGCGCGCTCGCAGCGGCGGACTGATGATGGCCGCAACGTTTACCGTAAAATCGGTTCGACCGATGCCGACGAGGAGAGCGCCTGA
- the rimO gene encoding 30S ribosomal protein S12 methylthiotransferase RimO, giving the protein MERVHLLTLGCPKNQADSELMLGVLAGAGFKLTTDPETADVLVVNTCAFIEAAKKESLAAVMQAAELKGRAAGRRLVVSGCLAQRYGAELRAELPEVDIFVGTGNFLELPELLKRTETFQNRPIPYAGAAHLLPRAELLRIRTGDFFSAYLKISEGCNHKCAFCIIPKIRGPHESRPLADVVAEARTLVATGARELNLIAQDLTAYGRDLAPRASLAQLLGQLNAIDGLRWIRLLYCYPNFVSDELLEAVASLPKVVKYIDMPLQHADDGILRAMRRERSGDGLRRLLERVRRRVPGIALRSSFIVGFPGETQAAFEALIEFVRAEQFDRVGVFTYSQEEDTEAGALPDQTPARVKRERRRQLMELQSEISAARNRAQIGREIEVLVEGVIASGGSSPGGRATRLRGRSASQAPEIDGMVVLRGDAVAGEFVRARISAARTYDLVGEITAAIA; this is encoded by the coding sequence ATGGAGAGAGTCCATTTATTAACGCTGGGCTGTCCCAAAAATCAGGCGGACAGTGAGCTGATGCTCGGCGTATTAGCAGGCGCGGGGTTCAAGCTGACGACGGACCCGGAAACCGCTGATGTGCTGGTGGTTAACACCTGCGCCTTTATCGAAGCGGCCAAAAAAGAATCGTTGGCGGCGGTGATGCAGGCTGCGGAACTCAAGGGGCGCGCGGCGGGTCGCCGACTAGTGGTGAGCGGATGTCTGGCGCAGCGCTACGGCGCCGAACTCCGCGCGGAGCTGCCGGAGGTCGATATTTTCGTCGGCACCGGCAACTTCCTCGAACTGCCCGAGCTGCTCAAACGCACCGAAACCTTCCAGAACCGGCCGATTCCATACGCGGGCGCGGCCCATCTGCTGCCCCGCGCCGAGCTGCTGCGGATCAGGACCGGAGATTTCTTTTCGGCCTATCTGAAAATATCCGAGGGCTGCAATCACAAGTGCGCCTTCTGCATCATTCCGAAAATTCGCGGTCCCCATGAGAGCCGCCCGCTCGCCGACGTCGTCGCGGAAGCGCGGACTCTGGTCGCAACCGGCGCCCGCGAGCTCAATCTAATCGCGCAGGACCTGACCGCTTACGGCCGCGATCTCGCGCCACGAGCGTCATTGGCGCAATTGCTTGGGCAGTTGAACGCGATCGATGGGCTGCGCTGGATTCGCCTGCTCTACTGCTATCCGAACTTTGTCAGCGACGAGCTGCTGGAGGCGGTGGCCTCACTGCCAAAAGTGGTTAAATATATCGATATGCCTCTGCAGCACGCGGACGACGGAATCCTGCGCGCAATGCGCCGGGAGCGCTCGGGCGACGGCTTGCGCCGCTTACTCGAGCGGGTGCGTCGGCGGGTGCCGGGAATTGCCTTGCGCAGCTCCTTTATCGTTGGTTTTCCGGGCGAGACGCAGGCGGCCTTCGAGGCGCTGATAGAATTCGTCCGTGCGGAACAATTCGACCGGGTTGGCGTGTTTACCTATTCGCAGGAGGAAGATACCGAAGCGGGCGCTCTTCCCGATCAGACGCCGGCACGGGTCAAGCGCGAGCGCCGCCGGCAACTGATGGAGTTGCAGTCCGAGATTTCCGCCGCCAGGAATCGTGCGCAGATTGGTCGTGAAATCGAGGTCCTGGTGGAAGGCGTGATAGCGTCAGGAGGCAGCTCGCCGGGCGGACGCGCGACGCGCCTGCGCGGCCGCAGCGCGAGTCAGGCGCCCGAAATCGATGGCATGGTGGTCCTGCGCGGCGACGCCGTGGCCGGTGAGTTTGTCCGCGCGCGAATCAGTGCGGCGCGGACTTACGATCTCGTCGGCGAGATAACTGCCGCGATCGCCTAG
- a CDS encoding outer membrane lipoprotein carrier protein LolA, whose amino-acid sequence MRARKNQTIFRTALALVVMIGAATMVMGIAGAAVMAVAHPTTNLKSILDRLQRHYETTDSFTAKFTETLTSAGGPPRERSGKVAYRKGGRIRWEFDQPAPESVIADGATLYDYDPGLNQVIEMPLGDAFKSRSAAAFILGVANLQRDFDAQLLADAPADGLDHLVVTPKDGGDKIGLGLDAKSLNIVTLQVADALGNVTLLKFSDIRRNVPLANSLFTFTPPPGADIVTAPHQK is encoded by the coding sequence ATGAGAGCGCGCAAAAATCAGACGATCTTTCGCACGGCGCTGGCGCTCGTCGTCATGATCGGTGCGGCCACGATGGTGATGGGCATCGCTGGAGCGGCGGTGATGGCGGTGGCGCACCCAACCACGAACCTAAAATCAATCCTCGATCGCCTGCAACGCCATTACGAGACTACCGACTCGTTTACCGCGAAATTCACCGAGACTCTGACCAGCGCGGGCGGACCTCCGCGCGAGCGCTCGGGTAAGGTCGCCTATCGCAAGGGCGGCCGGATTCGCTGGGAGTTCGACCAGCCAGCGCCCGAGAGCGTAATTGCCGACGGCGCCACTTTGTATGACTACGACCCCGGGCTGAATCAGGTTATCGAGATGCCGCTCGGCGACGCCTTCAAGAGTCGCAGCGCCGCCGCCTTTATCCTTGGAGTCGCCAATCTCCAGCGCGACTTTGATGCGCAGTTGCTGGCGGACGCTCCAGCCGACGGCCTCGATCATCTGGTGGTGACACCGAAAGACGGCGGCGATAAAATCGGCTTAGGACTAGATGCGAAAAGCTTGAATATCGTGACATTGCAGGTTGCCGACGCGCTTGGCAACGTGACGCTGCTCAAATTTTCGGATATTCGGCGCAATGTCCCGCTCGCTAACTCGCTGTTCACTTTCACGCCGCCGCCCGGCGCCGATATCGTAACCGCCCCGCACCAGAAGTAA